The following proteins are encoded in a genomic region of Streptomyces gobiensis:
- a CDS encoding penicillin acylase family protein yields the protein MPAKKRSRRARLIVITVVLLLVAGVGGGTLWTISTVRESFPQTTGSVKLKGLSGTVNVKRDGNGVPQIYASSAEDLFMAQGYVQAQDRFWEMDVRRHTTAGRLSEMFGEDQVETDAFLRTLGWRDVAQQEYDTKLSKQTKEHLRSYSAGVNAYLKERGGSGISLEYAALGFVNDYKPQPWTPVDSLSWLKAMAWDLRGNLRDEVDRALMSSRLTDDQIEELYPGYPYERNTPVVDRGAVDPAAGAFDPDGTPARQASRAGQQTPEGARTQLSALSRTLDKIPALLGRNGSGIGSNSWVISGEHTTSGKPMLANDPHLAPRLPSVWYQTGLHCTQVTKACPFDVSGFTFAGMPGVIIGHNQDISWGMTNLGADVTDLYLEKIKDEEYLYDGEYRPYETRKETIKVAGGTDRKITVRSTKNGPIVSDRHIELGKVGDSAPVQGVAPDRGKGYAVSLRWTALDPSTTMDAVFKLNRAKDFKEFQAAARDFAVPSQNLIYADTKGNIGYQAPGQIPIRGKGDGRYPAPGWDSKYGWARYVPQSELPYELNPERGYIVTANQAVIDQRTYPHLLTEDWSYGARSQRINDLIQSKIKDGGKISMDDMQSMQMDNSSEIAKLLVPYLLKIDIKDEYVREAQQLLEGWDYSQDADSAAAAYFNGVWRNTLMLAFGNKLPKELRLNGKCLRVRPADDSGPLEDIDGTARTVRECGERSPESAQPDGGDRWFEVVRGLLKDPDSTWWQARGNLHNPKAENRDELLARAMKGAREELTTKLGKNIDTWSWGRMHRLMLRNSTLGTNGPSLVQRMLNRGPWELGGGKDAVDASGWNAAGGYAVTWVPSMRMVVNLDDLDKSRWINLTGASGHAYHENYTDQTDQWSKGELLPWAYSRDAVDKSTNDTMALTP from the coding sequence ATGCCCGCCAAGAAACGGTCCCGACGCGCCCGCTTGATCGTGATCACAGTCGTGCTGCTGCTCGTGGCGGGCGTAGGCGGCGGTACGTTGTGGACGATCAGCACCGTCCGCGAGTCCTTCCCGCAGACCACTGGTTCGGTCAAGCTCAAGGGCCTGTCCGGCACGGTGAACGTCAAGCGCGACGGCAACGGTGTCCCGCAGATCTACGCCAGCAGCGCCGAAGATCTCTTCATGGCGCAGGGCTACGTCCAGGCCCAGGACCGCTTCTGGGAGATGGACGTACGGCGTCATACGACCGCCGGGCGGCTGTCCGAGATGTTCGGTGAGGACCAGGTCGAGACCGACGCGTTCCTGCGCACGCTCGGCTGGCGTGATGTCGCGCAGCAGGAGTACGACACCAAGCTCTCCAAGCAGACCAAGGAACACCTCAGGTCGTACTCCGCTGGTGTGAACGCCTATCTCAAGGAGCGCGGCGGCTCCGGCATCTCCCTGGAGTACGCGGCCCTCGGCTTCGTCAACGACTACAAGCCGCAGCCCTGGACCCCGGTCGACTCCCTCTCCTGGCTGAAGGCCATGGCCTGGGACCTGCGCGGCAACCTCCGGGACGAGGTCGACCGGGCGCTGATGTCCAGTCGGCTGACCGACGATCAGATCGAGGAGCTGTATCCCGGCTATCCGTACGAACGGAACACTCCCGTCGTCGACCGTGGCGCGGTCGACCCGGCGGCGGGCGCCTTCGACCCGGACGGCACCCCGGCCCGGCAGGCCAGCCGTGCGGGCCAGCAGACCCCGGAAGGGGCGCGGACTCAGCTGTCCGCGCTCTCCAGGACCCTCGACAAGATCCCCGCACTGCTCGGCCGCAACGGCAGCGGCATCGGCTCCAACTCCTGGGTGATCTCCGGCGAGCACACCACCAGCGGCAAGCCGATGCTCGCCAACGACCCGCATCTGGCGCCGCGGCTGCCCTCCGTCTGGTATCAGACGGGCCTGCACTGCACCCAGGTCACCAAGGCGTGCCCCTTTGATGTCTCCGGCTTCACCTTCGCCGGAATGCCGGGCGTCATCATCGGCCACAACCAGGACATCTCCTGGGGCATGACCAATCTCGGCGCCGATGTCACCGATCTCTACCTGGAGAAGATCAAGGACGAGGAGTACCTCTACGACGGCGAGTACCGTCCGTATGAGACCCGCAAGGAGACCATCAAGGTCGCCGGCGGTACGGACCGTAAGATCACCGTCCGCTCCACCAAGAACGGCCCCATCGTCTCCGACCGCCATATCGAGCTCGGTAAGGTCGGCGACAGCGCCCCCGTCCAGGGGGTCGCCCCCGACCGGGGCAAGGGCTACGCGGTGTCGCTGCGCTGGACCGCACTCGACCCCTCCACCACCATGGACGCGGTCTTCAAGCTCAACCGGGCCAAGGACTTCAAGGAATTCCAGGCGGCAGCACGCGACTTCGCCGTTCCCTCGCAGAACCTGATCTATGCCGACACCAAGGGCAATATCGGCTATCAGGCCCCGGGCCAGATCCCGATACGGGGCAAGGGCGACGGCCGCTATCCGGCGCCCGGCTGGGACTCGAAGTACGGGTGGGCCCGCTATGTCCCGCAGTCCGAGCTGCCCTATGAGCTCAACCCCGAGCGGGGCTATATCGTCACCGCCAACCAGGCCGTCATAGACCAGCGGACCTACCCGCATCTGCTGACCGAGGACTGGAGTTACGGAGCCCGCAGCCAGCGGATCAACGACCTCATCCAGTCGAAGATCAAGGATGGCGGGAAGATCTCCATGGACGATATGCAGTCCATGCAGATGGACAACAGCAGCGAGATCGCCAAGCTGCTGGTGCCGTATCTGCTGAAGATCGATATCAAGGACGAGTACGTCCGCGAGGCGCAGCAGCTGCTGGAGGGCTGGGACTACTCCCAGGACGCCGACTCGGCCGCCGCCGCCTACTTCAACGGCGTCTGGCGCAACACGCTCATGCTCGCCTTCGGCAACAAGCTCCCCAAGGAGCTGCGGCTCAACGGCAAGTGCCTGCGGGTCCGCCCCGCCGATGACTCCGGCCCGCTGGAGGACATCGACGGCACCGCCCGTACGGTCCGCGAGTGCGGCGAGCGCAGCCCTGAGTCCGCCCAGCCGGACGGCGGCGACCGCTGGTTCGAGGTGGTGCGCGGGCTCCTCAAGGACCCGGACAGCACGTGGTGGCAAGCCCGCGGCAACCTGCACAACCCCAAGGCCGAAAACCGCGATGAGCTGCTCGCCCGCGCCATGAAGGGCGCCCGTGAGGAGCTGACCACCAAGCTCGGCAAGAACATCGACACCTGGAGCTGGGGCCGTATGCACCGGCTGATGCTCAGGAACTCGACCCTGGGCACGAATGGCCCGAGCCTGGTGCAGCGCATGCTCAACCGTGGCCCATGGGAGCTCGGCGGCGGTAAGGACGCCGTCGACGCCTCCGGCTGGAACGCGGCCGGTGGCTACGCGGTCACCTGGGTGCCGTCCATGCGGATGGTGGTCAACCTGGACGACCTCGACAAGTCCCGCTGGATAAACCTCACCGGTGCGTCGGGGCACGCGTACCACGAGAACTACACCGACCAGACCGACCAGTGGTCCAAGGGCGAGCTGCTGCCCTGGGCGTACTCCCGCGATGCCGTCGACAAGTCAACCAACGACACGATGGCCCTGACCCCATAA
- a CDS encoding 5-formyltetrahydrofolate cyclo-ligase produces the protein MHREGGARTVDTEARDTEARDTEASKRALRRDLLELRSRLPEGDTRETAAVLAQRALELPELAEAGTVAAYVSIGSEPGTRVLLDALRARGVRVLLPVLLPDNDLDWGTYEGPERLVAARRGLLEPSGPRLGPDAVTSADAVLLPGLAVDARGVRLGRGGGSYDRVLARLEAAGAAPVRVVLLYENELLAEVPGEAHDQPVHVAVTPAGVTRFPR, from the coding sequence ATGCACAGAGAAGGGGGCGCACGCACTGTGGATACCGAAGCTAGGGATACGGAAGCCAGGGATACGGAAGCTAGCAAGCGCGCGTTGCGGCGGGACCTCCTGGAGTTGAGGTCCCGGTTGCCGGAAGGTGACACGAGGGAGACGGCCGCGGTGCTCGCCCAGCGCGCGCTGGAGCTTCCGGAGCTGGCGGAGGCGGGCACGGTGGCGGCGTATGTCTCGATCGGCAGTGAACCGGGCACCCGCGTCCTCCTGGACGCGCTGCGCGCGCGGGGGGTGCGGGTGCTGCTGCCGGTGCTGCTGCCCGACAATGATCTGGACTGGGGCACGTACGAGGGCCCGGAGCGCCTGGTGGCCGCCCGGCGGGGCCTGCTGGAGCCGAGCGGCCCCCGCCTTGGCCCGGACGCGGTGACGTCGGCGGACGCGGTCCTGCTGCCCGGGCTCGCGGTGGATGCGCGCGGTGTGCGGCTGGGGCGGGGCGGTGGGTCCTACGACCGGGTGCTGGCCCGGTTGGAGGCGGCGGGGGCGGCGCCGGTGCGGGTTGTGCTGCTGTACGAGAACGAACTGCTCGCGGAGGTGCCCGGGGAGGCCCATGACCAGCCGGTTCACGTTGCGGTGACGCCTGCGGGGGTCACCCGCTTTCCGCGCTGA
- a CDS encoding FmdB family zinc ribbon protein, with translation MPTYQYQCTECGEGLEAVQKFTDDALTECPSCEGRLKKVFSAVGIVFKGSGFYRNDSRGSSSSSSPAGSKSDSKSEKKAEGGEKSEKKSDSSSSSSSSSTAAASTPAA, from the coding sequence GTGCCGACCTATCAGTACCAGTGCACCGAGTGCGGCGAGGGCCTCGAGGCGGTGCAGAAGTTCACCGACGACGCCCTCACCGAGTGCCCGAGCTGCGAAGGGCGCCTGAAGAAGGTGTTCTCGGCGGTCGGCATTGTCTTCAAGGGCTCCGGCTTCTACCGGAACGACAGCCGTGGCTCGTCGTCCAGCAGCAGCCCGGCTGGCTCGAAGTCCGACTCGAAGTCCGAGAAGAAGGCTGAGGGCGGCGAGAAGAGCGAGAAGAAGAGTGACAGCTCGTCCTCGTCCTCCTCCTCTTCCACCGCTGCGGCAAGCACCCCCGCGGCCTGA
- a CDS encoding MFS transporter has product MRTPGAWSFLLPGFLARQPFAMLTIGIVLLVQHTTGSFGTAGAVSAATGVAMALCAPQAGKLADRFGQRAVLLPGALVHAASVSVLITLALSGAPLWAMLLMALPTGASVPQVGPMVRARWAHQLSGGRLMPTAAAFESVTDEFTFVVGPVLATALCTGVHPAAGLIAEATLTVIGGLLFAAQTRTAPPAHRTGRMAGGRRASALSVPGVRVLIVAFLGIGAVFGGMQVSLTAFTQSIGQPGANGLLYGVFAGGNMLAGVACGVIAWRSAPEKRLPVAYGALALATVPLWFAASVASVPLVGAVGLLTGLAIAPALITGFTLVERLVPAGARTEAFTWLTGAVALGQAGAATTAGQLADDFGASAGFAVPLAGTALALATVAALRGWLTPRAERQPEGRVVARGEGHRVPVAVD; this is encoded by the coding sequence TTGCGCACCCCTGGTGCATGGTCATTCCTGCTCCCAGGCTTTCTGGCCCGGCAGCCCTTCGCGATGCTGACCATCGGCATCGTGCTGCTCGTCCAGCACACCACCGGCTCTTTCGGCACCGCGGGGGCGGTCTCCGCCGCGACCGGTGTCGCCATGGCGCTGTGCGCCCCCCAGGCGGGCAAGCTCGCCGACCGCTTCGGCCAGCGGGCCGTGCTGCTGCCCGGTGCGCTGGTGCACGCTGCGTCCGTCTCAGTGCTCATCACCCTGGCCCTCTCCGGTGCGCCGCTGTGGGCCATGCTGTTGATGGCCCTACCCACCGGTGCCTCGGTGCCGCAGGTCGGCCCGATGGTGCGGGCGCGCTGGGCGCACCAGCTCAGCGGCGGTCGGCTGATGCCGACCGCGGCGGCCTTTGAGTCGGTGACGGATGAGTTCACCTTTGTCGTCGGCCCCGTGCTGGCCACCGCGCTGTGCACCGGCGTCCACCCGGCCGCCGGGCTGATCGCGGAGGCCACGCTGACCGTCATCGGCGGACTGCTGTTCGCCGCCCAGACCCGCACCGCGCCGCCCGCGCACCGTACGGGCCGTATGGCGGGCGGGCGACGCGCCTCGGCCCTGTCGGTGCCGGGCGTACGGGTGCTGATCGTCGCCTTCCTCGGCATTGGCGCGGTCTTCGGCGGGATGCAGGTCTCGCTGACCGCCTTCACCCAGTCCATCGGGCAGCCGGGTGCCAATGGGCTGCTCTACGGGGTCTTCGCGGGCGGCAACATGCTGGCGGGCGTGGCCTGCGGCGTCATCGCCTGGCGGTCGGCCCCCGAGAAGCGGCTGCCCGTCGCCTACGGGGCGCTGGCGCTGGCCACCGTACCGCTGTGGTTCGCGGCCTCGGTGGCCTCGGTACCGCTGGTCGGCGCGGTCGGGCTGCTGACCGGCCTGGCCATCGCCCCGGCCCTGATCACCGGGTTCACGCTGGTGGAGCGGCTGGTACCGGCGGGGGCGCGTACGGAGGCCTTCACCTGGCTGACCGGCGCGGTCGCGCTCGGCCAGGCCGGGGCGGCGACCACGGCCGGGCAGCTGGCTGACGACTTCGGCGCGAGCGCCGGATTCGCCGTACCGCTGGCCGGTACGGCACTGGCCCTGGCGACCGTGGCAGCACTGCGCGGCTGGCTGACGCCGAGGGCCGAGCGGCAGCCCGAGGGCAGGGTCGTGGCACGTGGCGAGGGTCACCGTGTGCCGGTTGCGGTGGACTAA
- the mscL gene encoding large conductance mechanosensitive channel protein MscL: MSEEKQGALAGFKEFLMRGNVVELAVAVVIGAAFTKIVNSVVEGVINPVVGAVGPKDLEEYQFCLKAPCAENAAGEMEGITIQWGSVLSASLTFLITAAVVYFCMIRPMNKYKARLDARKPVDDTPAAKTELELLAEIRDALVTQRTEMETSNGAAVGAQRGPSSEPR, from the coding sequence TTGAGCGAGGAAAAGCAGGGCGCCCTGGCGGGGTTCAAGGAATTCCTGATGCGGGGCAATGTGGTCGAACTGGCCGTCGCCGTCGTCATCGGGGCTGCCTTCACCAAGATCGTGAACTCGGTCGTGGAGGGCGTCATCAACCCCGTGGTCGGCGCGGTCGGCCCCAAGGACCTGGAGGAGTACCAGTTCTGTCTCAAGGCCCCATGCGCGGAGAACGCGGCGGGCGAGATGGAGGGCATCACCATCCAGTGGGGCTCGGTGCTCAGCGCCTCGCTCACCTTTCTGATCACCGCAGCGGTCGTCTACTTCTGCATGATCAGGCCCATGAACAAGTACAAGGCACGGCTGGACGCCAGGAAGCCGGTCGACGACACTCCCGCCGCGAAGACCGAGCTGGAGCTGCTTGCCGAGATCCGGGACGCGCTGGTCACCCAGCGAACCGAGATGGAGACGAGCAATGGAGCGGCGGTTGGCGCCCAGCGCGGACCGTCCTCCGAGCCCCGCTAG
- the galU gene encoding UTP--glucose-1-phosphate uridylyltransferase GalU codes for MTTSRTRISKAVIPAAGLGTRFLPATKATPKEMLPVVDKPAIQYVVEEAVTAGLNDVLMVTGRNKRPLEDHFDRNHELEEVLRTKGDATKLSRVQESSDLATMHYVRQGDPKGLGHAVLCAAPHVGDQPFAVLLGDDLIDPRDPLLTRMTEVQEQYGGSVIALLEVDPASIHLYGCAAAAPTGDDDVVKVSDLVEKPDPAEAPSNLAIIGRYVLDPAVFDVLSKTEPGRGGEIQLTDALQTLAADPALGGPVHGVVFRGRRYDTGDRGDYLRAIVRLACEREDLGPEFRAWLRRYVSEEM; via the coding sequence ATGACTACATCACGTACTCGGATCAGCAAAGCTGTCATCCCAGCCGCGGGCCTCGGCACCCGCTTCCTCCCCGCCACCAAGGCCACCCCCAAGGAAATGCTGCCGGTCGTTGACAAGCCCGCGATCCAGTACGTCGTCGAGGAGGCCGTCACCGCGGGCCTCAACGATGTCCTCATGGTCACCGGCCGTAACAAGCGGCCGCTGGAGGACCACTTCGACCGCAACCATGAGCTGGAAGAGGTGCTCCGTACCAAGGGCGACGCCACCAAGCTCAGCAGGGTCCAGGAGTCCAGCGACCTCGCGACCATGCACTACGTCCGACAGGGCGACCCCAAGGGCCTGGGCCACGCCGTCCTGTGCGCCGCCCCGCACGTCGGTGACCAGCCCTTCGCCGTTCTCCTCGGCGACGACCTGATCGACCCCCGCGACCCCCTCCTCACTCGGATGACCGAGGTCCAGGAGCAGTACGGCGGCAGCGTCATCGCCCTGCTGGAGGTCGACCCGGCCAGCATCCACCTCTACGGCTGCGCGGCCGCCGCCCCCACCGGCGACGACGATGTCGTCAAGGTCTCCGACCTGGTCGAGAAGCCCGACCCGGCCGAAGCGCCGAGCAACCTGGCCATCATCGGGCGTTACGTCCTCGACCCCGCCGTCTTCGATGTGCTGAGCAAGACCGAGCCCGGGCGCGGCGGCGAGATCCAGCTCACCGACGCCCTCCAGACCCTCGCCGCCGACCCTGCCCTCGGCGGCCCGGTGCACGGCGTTGTCTTCCGTGGCCGCCGCTATGACACCGGGGACCGTGGCGATTACCTGCGCGCCATTGTCAGACTGGCATGCGAGCGTGAGGATCTGGGTCCGGAGTTCCGGGCCTGGCTGCGCCGTTATGTCAGCGAGGAGATGTGA
- a CDS encoding S-methyl-5'-thioadenosine phosphorylase, which produces MTEWGARAEIGVIGGSGFYSFLDDVTEVSVETPYGQPSDSLFLGELAGRRVAFLPRHGRKHHLPPHRINYRANLWALRSIGVRQVLGPCAVGGLREKYGPGTLLVPDQLVDRTKTRVQTYYDGEPRPDGQQPNVVHLTFADPYCEAGREASLAAARGCGWEPVDGGTMVVIEGPRFSTRAESSWHAAQGWSVVGMTGHPEAVLARELGLCYSSLALVTDLDAGAEAGDGVSHEEVMRVFRENLGRLREVLFDAVGGLPTERLCSCAGALAGLDLGIELP; this is translated from the coding sequence ATGACTGAATGGGGTGCGCGGGCGGAGATCGGTGTCATCGGCGGGTCGGGGTTCTACTCCTTTCTGGACGACGTGACCGAAGTCTCGGTGGAAACCCCCTATGGGCAGCCCAGCGACTCCCTCTTCCTCGGCGAACTGGCCGGACGGCGGGTGGCCTTCCTGCCCCGGCACGGGCGTAAGCACCATCTGCCGCCGCACCGGATCAACTACCGGGCCAATCTGTGGGCACTGCGCTCGATCGGCGTACGGCAGGTCCTGGGCCCCTGCGCGGTGGGCGGCCTACGGGAGAAGTACGGGCCGGGCACGCTGCTGGTGCCGGATCAGCTCGTCGACCGCACCAAGACGCGGGTGCAGACCTACTACGACGGGGAGCCCCGGCCGGACGGTCAGCAGCCGAACGTGGTGCATCTGACCTTCGCCGATCCCTACTGCGAGGCGGGCCGGGAAGCCTCGCTGGCGGCGGCGCGCGGGTGCGGCTGGGAGCCGGTGGACGGCGGCACGATGGTCGTCATCGAGGGCCCGCGCTTCTCGACCCGCGCGGAGTCCAGCTGGCATGCCGCACAGGGCTGGTCGGTGGTGGGTATGACCGGTCATCCGGAGGCGGTACTCGCCCGTGAGCTGGGGCTCTGCTACAGCTCGCTGGCGCTCGTGACCGATCTGGACGCGGGGGCCGAGGCAGGCGACGGCGTCTCGCATGAGGAGGTCATGCGGGTCTTCCGGGAGAACCTCGGGCGGCTGCGCGAGGTCCTTTTCGACGCGGTGGGCGGGCTGCCTACGGAGCGGCTCTGCTCGTGTGCGGGCGCACTGGCCGGACTGGATCTGGGGATCGAGCTGCCGTAG
- the moaC gene encoding cyclic pyranopterin monophosphate synthase MoaC: MVDVSGKDVTARTARATGRVLVSPRVVELLRGESPEETLPKGDALATARIAGIMGAKKTPELIPLCHPLAVSGVQVDLAVTDDAVEIAATVKTTDRTGVEMEALTAVSVAALTIIDMVKAVDKGAVISDLRVEEKTGGKSGDWTRK, translated from the coding sequence ATGGTCGACGTCTCGGGCAAAGATGTCACCGCGCGTACCGCTCGGGCGACCGGGCGGGTGCTGGTCTCCCCGCGCGTCGTCGAGCTGCTGCGTGGCGAATCCCCCGAAGAGACCCTGCCCAAGGGAGACGCCCTCGCCACGGCCCGTATCGCCGGAATCATGGGCGCCAAGAAGACCCCGGAGCTCATCCCGCTCTGCCATCCGCTGGCGGTCTCCGGGGTGCAGGTCGATCTCGCCGTCACCGATGACGCGGTGGAGATCGCCGCCACGGTGAAGACGACAGACCGTACGGGTGTCGAGATGGAGGCCCTTACGGCCGTCTCCGTCGCAGCCCTGACGATCATCGACATGGTCAAGGCCGTCGACAAGGGCGCCGTCATTTCGGATCTCCGGGTCGAGGAGAAGACGGGTGGCAAGTCCGGCGACTGGACCCGCAAGTGA
- a CDS encoding potassium/proton antiporter has protein sequence MTVDRLNELLLVAAVVLLIAVTAVRLSSRIGLPSLLVYLGIGIAMGQDGLGVRFDDAELTQVFGYAALVVILAEGGLGTRWREIRPTVPAAAVLATAGVTVSVLVTAAAAHYLVGLGWQLALILGAVVSSTDAAAVFSVLRKMPLPKRLTGVLEAESGFNDAPVVILVVALSALDHEPTYWYILLGKIALQLAIGLAVGLGIGKLGELGLRHVALPASGLYPIAVMALCVLAYAGGALAQGSGFLAVYVSALVLGNAKLPHRPAVRGFADGVAWIAQIGLFVLLGLLVTPSELGADFWPAIVIGLALTLVARPLSVVLCLLPFRQPWRDQALLSWAGLRGAVPIVLATIPMVAEIGHSDRIFNIVFVLVVVLTMLQGPTLPWVARKLRLGEGEGPTDVDIESAPLERLRGHLLSVSIPAASKMHGVEINELRLPPGAAVTLVVRQGKSFVPQPSTVLMRGDELLVVATDPVRDATERRLLAVGRGGKLADWLGNRGDTGSTGIQRGDR, from the coding sequence CTGACTGTCGACCGTCTCAATGAACTCCTGCTCGTCGCTGCCGTGGTGCTCCTCATCGCGGTCACGGCGGTCCGCCTCTCCTCCCGTATCGGCCTGCCCAGCCTGCTGGTCTACCTGGGCATCGGCATCGCCATGGGGCAGGACGGCCTCGGCGTGCGCTTCGATGACGCCGAACTCACTCAGGTGTTCGGCTATGCCGCGCTCGTGGTGATTCTGGCCGAAGGTGGTCTGGGCACCAGGTGGCGGGAGATCCGGCCGACGGTCCCGGCGGCGGCGGTACTGGCGACAGCGGGGGTCACGGTCAGCGTGCTGGTCACCGCGGCCGCGGCCCACTATCTGGTGGGGCTCGGCTGGCAGCTCGCGCTGATTCTGGGCGCGGTGGTCTCCTCGACGGACGCCGCGGCGGTGTTCTCCGTACTGCGCAAGATGCCCCTGCCCAAGCGGCTGACCGGAGTGCTGGAGGCGGAGTCCGGTTTTAACGACGCGCCGGTGGTGATCCTGGTCGTCGCCCTCTCGGCGCTCGATCACGAACCGACGTACTGGTACATCCTGCTCGGCAAGATAGCGCTGCAGCTCGCCATCGGGCTGGCGGTCGGTCTGGGCATCGGCAAGCTCGGTGAGTTGGGGCTGCGGCATGTGGCCCTGCCCGCGTCCGGTCTGTATCCGATCGCGGTCATGGCGCTGTGCGTTCTGGCGTACGCCGGCGGCGCGCTCGCTCAGGGCAGTGGCTTCCTCGCGGTGTACGTCTCGGCGCTCGTCCTGGGCAACGCCAAGCTGCCGCACCGGCCCGCCGTACGGGGTTTCGCCGACGGGGTCGCCTGGATCGCCCAGATCGGACTCTTCGTCCTGCTCGGCCTGCTGGTCACTCCAAGTGAGCTGGGAGCGGACTTCTGGCCAGCGATCGTGATCGGTCTGGCGCTGACTCTGGTGGCCCGGCCGCTGTCGGTGGTGCTGTGTCTGCTGCCCTTCCGGCAGCCCTGGCGGGATCAGGCGCTGCTCTCCTGGGCGGGGCTGCGCGGCGCGGTCCCCATCGTGCTGGCCACCATCCCCATGGTGGCCGAGATCGGCCACAGTGACCGGATCTTCAATATCGTTTTTGTGCTCGTCGTTGTCCTTACGATGCTCCAGGGGCCGACTCTGCCCTGGGTGGCGCGGAAGCTACGGCTGGGCGAGGGCGAAGGCCCGACCGATGTCGATATCGAGTCGGCGCCCCTGGAGCGGCTGCGCGGACATCTGCTGTCGGTCTCCATCCCGGCGGCCTCGAAGATGCACGGCGTGGAGATCAACGAGCTGCGGCTGCCGCCAGGAGCGGCGGTGACCCTGGTCGTACGGCAGGGGAAGAGCTTTGTGCCGCAGCCGTCGACGGTGCTGATGCGCGGTGATGAGCTGCTGGTAGTGGCCACCGATCCGGTGCGGGACGCGACGGAGCGCCGGCTGCTGGCGGTCGGCCGGGGTGGCAAGCTGGCGGACTGGCTGGGCAATCGGGGTGATACGGGTAGTACGGGCATCCAGCGGGGAGACCGCTAG
- the glp gene encoding gephyrin-like molybdotransferase Glp: MSESETWSVDEHLEDILRAVRPLEPIELPLQEAQGCVLVEDVLVPASLPPFDNSSMDGYAVRTADVEGASEEFPAVLTVIGDVAAGSAELPSVAPGQAARIMTGAPLPPGAEAIVPVEWTDGGTGGGPATAMTAHSADPAAATGEVRVHRAARPRQHVRARGSDVQAGSVALTAGTVLGPPQIGLLAAIGRGTVTVRPRPRVVVLSTGSELVPPGEELRPGQIHDSNSYMLTAAARDAGAIAYRVSAVADDADTLRSTVEDQLIRADAIVTSGGVSVGAYDVVKEALSGLDEAAGGVDFRKLAMQPGKPQGFGLIGADRTPLLALPGNPVSSYVSFELFVRPVIRTLMGCEPIHRPRARARITADKPLTSPAGKRQFLRGNYVPPAHGDETVGTVQPVGGASSHLIAALAHADALIVIPEGITAIAPGTELDVIPLG; the protein is encoded by the coding sequence TTGAGCGAGAGCGAGACCTGGTCGGTCGACGAGCATCTGGAGGACATCCTCCGGGCGGTCCGCCCGCTGGAGCCCATCGAGCTCCCGCTCCAGGAGGCACAGGGCTGCGTCCTGGTCGAGGATGTCCTGGTGCCCGCCTCCCTGCCGCCCTTCGACAACAGCTCCATGGACGGCTACGCGGTCCGTACGGCCGATGTCGAGGGCGCCAGTGAGGAGTTCCCGGCGGTGCTCACCGTCATCGGGGATGTGGCGGCGGGCAGCGCCGAGCTGCCGTCCGTCGCCCCCGGCCAGGCCGCCCGCATCATGACCGGCGCCCCGCTGCCGCCCGGCGCCGAGGCCATCGTCCCGGTGGAGTGGACCGACGGCGGCACCGGCGGCGGCCCCGCCACCGCGATGACCGCGCACAGCGCGGACCCGGCCGCGGCCACCGGCGAGGTCCGGGTGCACCGCGCCGCCCGGCCCCGCCAGCATGTACGGGCCCGGGGCAGCGATGTGCAGGCCGGTTCGGTCGCCCTCACCGCCGGTACGGTCCTGGGGCCGCCGCAGATCGGGCTGCTCGCCGCCATCGGCCGGGGCACGGTCACCGTCCGGCCACGCCCCCGGGTGGTCGTGCTGTCGACCGGCAGCGAGCTCGTGCCGCCGGGGGAGGAGCTGCGCCCCGGCCAGATCCACGACTCCAACAGCTATATGCTCACCGCCGCCGCCCGCGACGCGGGCGCCATCGCCTACCGGGTCAGCGCTGTCGCGGACGACGCGGACACCCTGCGGAGTACCGTCGAGGACCAGCTCATCCGCGCCGACGCCATCGTCACCAGCGGCGGAGTGAGTGTGGGCGCGTACGACGTGGTCAAGGAGGCGCTCTCCGGACTCGATGAAGCAGCCGGCGGCGTCGACTTCCGCAAGCTGGCCATGCAGCCCGGCAAGCCGCAGGGCTTCGGCCTGATCGGCGCCGACCGCACCCCGCTGCTCGCCCTCCCGGGGAACCCGGTGAGCTCGTATGTCTCCTTCGAGCTCTTCGTACGCCCCGTCATCCGCACCCTGATGGGCTGCGAGCCGATCCACCGGCCGCGCGCCCGCGCCCGGATCACGGCCGACAAGCCGCTCACCTCTCCGGCCGGGAAGCGGCAGTTCCTGCGGGGCAATTACGTCCCGCCCGCGCACGGCGATGAGACCGTGGGCACGGTCCAGCCGGTCGGCGGCGCCAGCTCTCACCTCATCGCGGCCCTCGCACACGCCGACGCCCTGATCGTCATTCCGGAGGGGATAACGGCCATCGCTCCGGGAACGGAGCTGGACGTCATTCCGCTTGGCTGA